Proteins from a genomic interval of Streptococcus oralis:
- a CDS encoding amino acid ABC transporter ATP-binding protein, giving the protein MLQVEHIAKTFGERQVLEDVNLQVNQGDVVVILGPSGSGKTTFLRCLNHLEKADSGHLTLAGKTYDLAKLSKKDILEIRQKTAFVFQHYNLFANKTALENILEGLIVARKVPKEEALKRAESALEKVGLLAYKDYYPSQLSGGQQQRIGIARAIAVKPEVILLDEPTSALDPELVGDVLDVLKQLAGEGVTMVVVTHEMGFARDVANHVIFMDGGRIVEENNPHDFFSRPQEERTKQFLARILSDATYSVEYMI; this is encoded by the coding sequence ATGTTACAAGTAGAACATATTGCAAAAACATTTGGTGAGAGACAGGTCCTGGAGGATGTCAATCTCCAGGTCAACCAAGGGGATGTCGTCGTTATCTTAGGACCATCAGGTTCGGGGAAAACGACCTTTCTCCGTTGTCTCAATCACTTAGAAAAAGCTGATAGTGGCCATTTGACCTTGGCAGGAAAAACTTATGACTTAGCCAAATTAAGCAAGAAAGACATTCTAGAAATTCGCCAAAAAACAGCCTTTGTTTTCCAACACTACAATCTCTTTGCAAACAAAACTGCTCTGGAAAATATTCTAGAAGGCCTAATCGTAGCTCGTAAAGTTCCCAAGGAAGAAGCGCTCAAACGTGCAGAATCTGCCTTGGAAAAAGTTGGTTTACTGGCCTATAAAGACTACTACCCTTCACAACTATCTGGAGGACAACAACAACGAATAGGAATTGCGCGTGCTATTGCCGTCAAGCCCGAGGTGATTTTGTTAGATGAACCAACATCTGCACTAGACCCTGAGTTGGTTGGAGATGTTTTGGATGTTCTGAAACAGTTGGCGGGAGAAGGTGTGACCATGGTAGTCGTCACGCATGAGATGGGATTTGCTAGAGATGTCGCTAACCACGTTATTTTCATGGATGGAGGCCGTATCGTAGAGGAGAATAATCCCCACGATTTCTTTAGTCGTCCACAAGAAGAACGAACCAAGCAGTTTCTGGCTCGTATCTTATCAGATGCCACCTATAGCGTAGAATATATGATTTGA
- a CDS encoding amino acid ABC transporter permease, translated as MDIDYIVKTFLETLKGVPITLIIMIVAMVLSFLPALFLALGQIYKVRGVRSFSLVYLAFIRATPPILLILFFYSLFPSLLNQLLKSIGSDFDIFKLDPLYYAFIIYSLMTVGSLSEILRSAILTVDKGQLEAAHAIGLTTTQAYLRIVFPQALRSALPNLANLVINIVKGTSLVFVMTIKDITAIARVEASYGYQYFESYFVIFLQYILICGLIQWGFSVLEKGYVKKEKRAKASSARFV; from the coding sequence ATGGATATAGACTATATTGTAAAGACCTTTCTTGAGACCTTGAAGGGTGTGCCAATCACCTTGATTATCATGATTGTGGCTATGGTCTTAAGCTTTTTACCGGCTCTATTTTTGGCCTTGGGGCAGATTTACAAGGTTCGAGGGGTGAGGAGTTTTTCTCTGGTCTATCTGGCGTTTATCCGAGCGACTCCTCCGATTTTATTGATTCTCTTCTTTTATAGTTTGTTTCCAAGTCTGCTGAATCAACTTCTCAAAAGCATAGGAAGCGACTTTGATATTTTCAAGCTTGATCCTCTCTACTATGCCTTCATTATTTATAGTTTGATGACAGTCGGGAGTTTATCGGAGATTTTGCGTTCAGCTATCTTGACGGTGGACAAGGGACAACTAGAGGCGGCGCATGCGATTGGGCTGACTACGACCCAGGCCTATCTAAGGATTGTTTTTCCTCAAGCCTTGCGCTCAGCCTTGCCTAACTTGGCCAATCTGGTAATCAATATCGTCAAAGGGACCTCCCTGGTCTTTGTTATGACTATCAAGGATATCACCGCTATTGCTCGTGTGGAAGCATCCTACGGTTACCAGTATTTTGAGTCTTATTTTGTAATCTTTTTGCAGTATATTTTGATCTGTGGTTTGATTCAGTGGGGCTTTTCTGTATTAGAAAAAGGCTATGTGAAAAAAGAAAAGAGAGCGAAAGCATCTAGCGCGCGTTTTGTATAG
- a CDS encoding amino acid ABC transporter permease, translated as MVSYDFSKVFQFLPTLWQALPMTLSILFFTTLLGSLFGGLLAWAQVGEDKSFAAISKGYIFTLRCTPPIVLLFLVFYGLPEFLKWWLGLDINNWSKTIFVLLTMILLFAAIVAEVFKAAYQAIPKGQTEAGLSIGLTPSQTFWRIIFPQAFQVALPNITTAILNLMRDAALAYTIGFVDVMGAGNLLISRNLGNYSLETYTAVALLYWGIALVISSLSRLLEKSLETKGR; from the coding sequence ATGGTTTCTTATGATTTTTCCAAGGTCTTTCAGTTTTTGCCAACCTTATGGCAGGCACTTCCTATGACCTTGTCCATTCTCTTTTTTACCACTCTTCTTGGTTCCCTTTTTGGAGGTCTCTTGGCCTGGGCGCAAGTAGGAGAAGATAAGAGTTTTGCAGCGATTTCCAAAGGCTATATCTTTACCCTTCGTTGTACACCGCCGATTGTCTTACTTTTTCTAGTCTTTTATGGCTTGCCAGAATTTCTGAAATGGTGGCTGGGTTTGGATATCAACAACTGGTCTAAAACTATTTTTGTCCTCCTGACGATGATTCTCTTGTTTGCGGCTATTGTTGCTGAGGTTTTCAAGGCAGCCTATCAAGCTATTCCAAAGGGACAGACAGAGGCCGGGCTTAGTATTGGTTTGACTCCAAGTCAGACTTTTTGGAGAATCATTTTTCCCCAAGCTTTTCAAGTTGCTCTTCCTAATATAACGACCGCTATTCTCAATCTTATGCGGGATGCTGCCTTGGCCTATACGATTGGTTTCGTTGATGTTATGGGTGCAGGCAATCTCTTGATCAGTCGCAATTTAGGGAACTACTCGCTGGAAACCTATACGGCAGTTGCGCTTCTTTATTGGGGGATTGCCTTAGTTATTTCTAGCTTGAGTCGTTTGCTTGAGAAGTCTTTGGAAACAAAAGGGAGGTAA
- a CDS encoding transporter substrate-binding domain-containing protein has protein sequence MSKKAWIIGGVAVVAVIGATIIGRSLAGAPAKEGETASSAEVITLKVAHTQNYVPYDFVNEKGESDGYEVAVLKAVDEKLENYQFEYTGTSDDDLLIGLESGKYDIGTKGAWYTEERAKKFVIPSEPVGASIIGFTVRKEDEQKYKTIDDFAKNKGKLVPISPQNAQWNVITSYNEKHQDAPIELTAAESFKVADAYAWVLEGRYDAFFDIKLSFEKAVTAEDGPYHQYADELSWFPYKGIPTYPLIHRDEKGEKFAKEYEKVIKELKEDGTLAKLSQQYFKEDVFSYVDKD, from the coding sequence ATGAGTAAAAAAGCATGGATTATCGGTGGTGTAGCAGTTGTTGCAGTAATTGGGGCAACGATTATCGGGAGAAGTTTAGCTGGCGCTCCAGCCAAGGAGGGAGAAACGGCTTCGTCTGCTGAAGTCATAACCTTGAAGGTTGCCCATACACAAAACTACGTCCCTTATGACTTTGTCAATGAAAAAGGGGAATCAGATGGTTATGAAGTAGCTGTTTTGAAGGCTGTTGATGAGAAGTTGGAAAACTATCAATTTGAATATACGGGTACCAGTGATGATGACCTCTTGATTGGTCTGGAATCAGGCAAGTATGACATCGGAACCAAGGGAGCTTGGTACACAGAAGAACGAGCTAAAAAGTTTGTCATTCCATCTGAACCAGTCGGAGCGAGCATCATCGGATTTACTGTCAGAAAAGAAGATGAACAGAAATACAAAACCATTGATGACTTTGCTAAGAATAAAGGGAAATTGGTTCCCATCTCTCCACAGAATGCTCAATGGAATGTTATCACCAGCTACAATGAAAAACATCAGGATGCACCAATTGAGCTAACTGCAGCGGAATCCTTTAAGGTGGCAGATGCCTATGCCTGGGTCTTAGAAGGACGTTATGATGCCTTCTTTGATATCAAACTGTCCTTTGAAAAAGCAGTTACCGCAGAAGATGGCCCTTACCACCAATATGCGGACGAACTCAGCTGGTTCCCATATAAGGGCATTCCAACTTATCCCTTGATTCACCGTGATGAAAAGGGTGAGAAATTTGCTAAAGAATACGAAAAAGTAATTAAAGAGTTGAAAGAAGATGGCACGCTTGCTAAGCTATCTCAGCAATACTTTAAAGAAGATGTCTTTAGTTATGTAGACAAAGACTAG
- a CDS encoding uroporphyrinogen decarboxylase family protein, protein MSEKKEWVLKAFKGEKVDRVPVGFWHHFTSEGEWLDGFSNPAIIEKNIEGHKRFIREVQPDFIKLMSDGYFAYPNPAIAKGKSLQELATIQPLGPDHDWIKEQVDLVKKIKQEFTEDIVAIYNIFAPVTYLKWLLGEVSGGDDLIADFLVEDPEALKKVLDVIAEDIASLSQAVIEEAGADGIYLSVQSIQDQRVSAADYQAVIAPSGITVLEAASAVGGVTVLHICGYEGARNDIHLFADYPAQVFNWAVGPEGITLKEGREIFKGRTVLGGFENGKTGLLYTGSKDAIQAEAKKLVAEAGEQGLVLGADCTIPSDIAVERIQWVREALEN, encoded by the coding sequence ATGTCAGAAAAAAAAGAATGGGTTTTAAAAGCATTTAAAGGTGAAAAGGTTGATCGTGTGCCAGTTGGTTTTTGGCACCATTTCACATCCGAAGGCGAATGGCTAGACGGTTTCTCAAATCCAGCCATTATCGAGAAGAATATTGAGGGGCATAAGCGCTTTATCCGAGAAGTTCAGCCAGACTTTATCAAACTCATGAGTGATGGCTACTTTGCTTATCCAAATCCAGCGATTGCCAAAGGAAAATCACTTCAAGAATTGGCGACCATTCAACCACTCGGACCAGATCACGATTGGATAAAAGAGCAGGTGGACTTGGTTAAGAAAATCAAGCAAGAGTTTACAGAAGATATCGTTGCGATTTACAATATTTTTGCTCCTGTGACCTATCTCAAGTGGCTACTAGGGGAAGTGTCTGGCGGAGATGACCTCATTGCAGATTTTTTGGTGGAAGATCCTGAAGCCCTTAAGAAGGTGTTGGATGTGATTGCAGAAGATATTGCTAGCCTCAGCCAAGCCGTCATCGAAGAGGCTGGTGCTGACGGAATCTACCTCAGCGTGCAAAGTATCCAAGATCAACGAGTATCAGCAGCAGATTATCAAGCCGTCATTGCACCTAGTGGGATAACTGTTCTGGAAGCGGCTAGTGCTGTTGGTGGTGTCACTGTTCTTCATATCTGTGGCTACGAGGGAGCGCGAAATGATATTCACCTTTTTGCAGACTATCCAGCCCAAGTCTTTAACTGGGCTGTAGGGCCAGAGGGAATCACTCTCAAGGAAGGTCGTGAGATTTTCAAGGGACGTACGGTTCTTGGAGGATTCGAAAATGGTAAGACGGGCTTGCTGTATACTGGTAGCAAGGACGCCATTCAGGCTGAGGCAAAGAAACTAGTTGCAGAAGCTGGGGAACAGGGATTGGTACTTGGGGCAGATTGTACCATTCCAAGTGATATCGCAGTTGAACGTATCCAGTGGGTGAGAGAAGCGCTTGAAAACTAA
- a CDS encoding uroporphyrinogen decarboxylase family protein: MASKRDLVFRAIRGDEVERVPVGFWFHFVTLEEKGQGLNNPRIFQKSVDGHRNYVEKIRPDFVKIMSDGFFLYPSNVYSPKIASIQELTSIESIGEEHPWIQQQVEVVQAIRETFTEEIASFYNIFSPISYLKRWFRTETSRGDREVADLLLENPEQFRAILDVIAGDIAILTQKIIQQGGVDGIYLSTQEIQDERITPALYKTYIEPSNIAILEAANQVDGTNILHICGFEGASNDVTIFKDYPAQVVNWATHHEDVSLTQGQELFPGKAVLGGFENGKKSLLYQGSKAELQNETRRLLAEAGSKGVLLGADCTVPDDFDLERLDWIRQAAVL; the protein is encoded by the coding sequence ATGGCAAGTAAAAGAGATCTAGTCTTTAGAGCGATTCGAGGCGATGAAGTGGAAAGAGTGCCTGTGGGATTTTGGTTTCATTTTGTAACACTCGAAGAAAAGGGGCAGGGATTAAATAATCCACGTATCTTTCAAAAAAGTGTTGATGGGCATCGCAACTATGTGGAAAAGATTCGTCCTGATTTTGTCAAAATTATGAGCGACGGTTTTTTCCTTTATCCAAGTAATGTCTATAGTCCTAAGATTGCAAGCATTCAGGAGCTGACTTCTATTGAGTCGATTGGTGAGGAACACCCATGGATTCAGCAACAGGTGGAAGTGGTACAAGCGATTCGAGAGACCTTTACCGAAGAGATTGCTTCTTTCTACAATATCTTTTCACCGATCTCCTACCTCAAGCGCTGGTTCCGTACAGAAACTTCTCGAGGAGATAGGGAAGTAGCTGATCTATTGCTTGAAAATCCTGAGCAATTCAGAGCGATTCTAGATGTGATTGCAGGAGATATTGCTATCCTAACTCAAAAAATCATCCAGCAAGGCGGTGTTGACGGGATTTATCTCAGCACCCAGGAAATTCAAGATGAGCGCATCACACCAGCACTCTACAAAACCTATATCGAACCGAGCAATATAGCGATTTTGGAGGCGGCCAATCAGGTTGATGGGACCAATATCCTTCATATCTGTGGTTTTGAAGGTGCGAGTAATGATGTGACGATATTTAAGGATTATCCAGCGCAAGTTGTCAACTGGGCGACCCACCATGAGGATGTTAGTTTGACACAGGGTCAAGAGTTGTTTCCAGGCAAGGCCGTTTTAGGTGGATTTGAAAATGGCAAGAAAAGCTTGCTTTATCAAGGTTCCAAGGCGGAATTGCAAAATGAAACAAGACGGTTACTGGCTGAAGCAGGTAGTAAAGGCGTTCTTCTGGGAGCTGACTGTACTGTTCCAGATGACTTTGACTTAGAGAGGTTGGACTGGATTCGGCAGGCAGCGGTTCTCTAA
- a CDS encoding 5'-nucleotidase, lipoprotein e(P4) family, which yields MKISKVTITIASTLASVILLTGCGTNSANSQTTQSSTSDNQVTMTYDQLRSRENTMSTLWYQKAAETKALYLQGYNVATDRLKELLKTQTDKPYSIVLDLDETVLDNSPYQAQNVKDGTAFTPENWDVWVKKAAAKAVPGAKDFLQFADQNGVQIYYVSDRTIDQVDDTIKNLENEGIPVQSRDHLMFLEKGVKSKEGRRQAVQEKTNLVMLLGDNLVDFAEFSKTSETERDQKLEELQKEFGEKFIIFPNPMYGSWESTVYNGNKLDAKGQTEERQKNLQGFDK from the coding sequence ATGAAAATATCCAAAGTTACCATTACAATTGCTTCTACACTTGCTTCCGTCATTTTACTGACTGGCTGTGGCACAAATTCGGCAAATTCACAGACAACACAAAGTAGTACATCTGACAATCAGGTTACAATGACCTATGATCAGTTGCGTTCAAGAGAAAATACTATGTCAACTCTTTGGTATCAAAAAGCAGCTGAGACCAAGGCACTCTATCTACAAGGTTACAATGTCGCTACTGATCGTTTGAAAGAACTACTAAAAACACAGACAGATAAACCCTACTCTATCGTTTTGGACTTGGACGAAACCGTATTAGACAATAGCCCTTATCAAGCGCAAAATGTCAAAGATGGAACAGCATTTACCCCAGAAAACTGGGATGTCTGGGTAAAAAAAGCCGCAGCCAAGGCTGTACCAGGTGCTAAAGACTTTCTCCAATTTGCAGACCAAAACGGTGTCCAAATTTACTATGTATCTGACCGCACGATAGATCAGGTAGATGATACGATCAAAAACCTAGAAAATGAAGGAATTCCTGTACAAAGCCGCGATCATCTCATGTTCTTAGAAAAAGGCGTCAAATCTAAAGAAGGTCGTAGACAAGCAGTCCAAGAAAAAACCAACTTAGTCATGCTACTAGGAGACAATCTTGTGGACTTTGCAGAGTTTTCAAAGACCTCTGAAACTGAGCGCGACCAAAAATTAGAGGAATTACAAAAAGAGTTTGGTGAGAAATTCATCATTTTCCCTAACCCAATGTACGGATCATGGGAAAGCACTGTCTACAATGGTAATAAATTGGATGCTAAGGGTCAAACTGAAGAGCGCCAAAAAAACTTACAAGGTTTTGATAAATAA
- a CDS encoding site-specific DNA-methyltransferase produces the protein MNQAFETAIQQALREVVESFDEQYVAEGLLKKDAIIVDLDNYKPELVEKILTNAILNEAFTEDIAGATILKINDIIQILEVDEYWSNSYTRYTNKIGLAADNRYLDETTDVVLNFPYKDGILKAGMTKDDVSREDAEESFLNEIVAREEIDVLLDEKIFKNAKKYDKNGSSPVSEIKDTDNLIIKGNNLLALHSLKKRFAEKVKLIYIDPPYYFEGTKDADTFSYNSNFKLSTWLTFMKNRLEVARDLLDDGGVLLVSMAEDGQAYLKVLMDDVFAKNDFVETFIWRNTDNADSLGKKSRSGVEYIHAYEKKKNPSVRWIGKDAENGDAPLLNSSNSIGTLNFKAGVIRFSIPDGHYFAGQKSSVVLEDDLIIENGKNKNAIRLTGKFKWGQDYLDNEVSKGGDFVIKSDKFSIRYQKAEAGNVAPEKFIDERYLSKIFGVGTNEDAKTHLKELGFDFSYSKPESLLAFFIRAVTSENDIVLDFFMGSGTTAAVAHKMNRQYIGIEQMDYIETVAVERLKKVIDGEQGGISQDVAWSGGGSFIYAELMDKNATFVDAVLNSKHSDELKAIFDDMKATLDFDFRVDLQEVDQSIWDEDFEMQKKILVKIIDKNQLYHNYSEIDDETIKSQLSQSDYDFNKSFYGEN, from the coding sequence ATGAATCAGGCATTCGAAACAGCGATTCAACAAGCCCTACGAGAGGTGGTAGAAAGCTTTGATGAACAGTATGTAGCTGAGGGACTATTAAAAAAAGATGCTATTATAGTAGATTTAGATAATTATAAACCTGAGTTGGTTGAAAAGATTTTGACAAATGCAATTCTAAATGAAGCATTTACCGAGGATATTGCTGGTGCGACAATTTTGAAAATCAATGATATCATTCAAATACTTGAAGTTGATGAATATTGGTCAAACTCTTACACGCGTTACACCAACAAAATCGGATTAGCAGCAGATAATCGCTATCTAGATGAAACAACAGATGTTGTCCTAAATTTCCCCTACAAAGATGGTATCTTAAAAGCTGGTATGACTAAAGATGATGTATCGAGGGAAGATGCTGAAGAATCCTTTTTAAATGAGATAGTTGCTAGAGAGGAGATTGATGTCCTCCTTGATGAAAAGATTTTTAAAAATGCTAAGAAATATGACAAAAACGGTTCTTCCCCTGTATCAGAAATCAAGGATACGGATAACCTGATTATCAAGGGAAATAATCTATTAGCCCTCCACAGTTTGAAAAAACGATTTGCAGAGAAGGTGAAATTGATTTATATCGATCCACCGTATTATTTTGAGGGGACAAAAGACGCCGATACCTTTTCTTATAATTCGAATTTTAAGTTATCCACTTGGTTAACGTTTATGAAGAATAGACTAGAAGTTGCAAGAGACTTATTGGACGACGGTGGAGTGTTGCTTGTTTCTATGGCAGAGGATGGTCAAGCCTATTTAAAAGTGTTGATGGATGATGTTTTTGCGAAGAATGATTTTGTTGAAACTTTTATTTGGCGGAATACTGATAACGCTGACTCACTTGGGAAAAAAAGTCGTAGCGGTGTAGAATATATCCATGCTTATGAAAAGAAGAAAAACCCCAGTGTTCGTTGGATTGGTAAGGATGCAGAAAATGGAGACGCACCATTATTAAATTCAAGTAATTCTATTGGAACACTTAACTTCAAAGCAGGAGTTATTCGATTTAGTATTCCAGATGGACATTATTTTGCTGGGCAAAAATCGTCAGTAGTTCTTGAGGACGATTTAATAATTGAAAATGGTAAAAATAAAAATGCCATTCGGTTGACTGGTAAGTTTAAATGGGGACAAGACTATCTTGATAACGAAGTTTCAAAAGGAGGAGACTTTGTTATTAAATCAGATAAGTTTTCTATTCGATATCAAAAAGCAGAAGCAGGCAATGTTGCCCCAGAAAAATTTATTGATGAACGCTATCTATCAAAAATTTTTGGAGTGGGCACAAATGAGGATGCTAAAACTCATTTGAAAGAATTAGGTTTTGACTTTTCATACTCTAAACCAGAAAGTTTATTAGCATTTTTTATTAGAGCGGTAACTTCTGAAAACGATATTGTCCTTGACTTCTTTATGGGTTCGGGAACTACTGCAGCAGTTGCTCACAAGATGAATCGTCAGTACATCGGTATTGAACAAATGGATTATATTGAAACCGTAGCGGTAGAGAGATTAAAGAAAGTTATTGATGGAGAACAAGGTGGCATTTCTCAAGATGTTGCTTGGTCTGGCGGTGGTTCATTCATTTATGCTGAGTTAATGGATAAAAATGCAACCTTTGTTGATGCTGTTCTTAACTCTAAACATTCTGATGAATTAAAGGCTATCTTTGACGACATGAAAGCCACACTTGATTTTGATTTCAGAGTGGATTTACAAGAAGTTGACCAATCTATCTGGGATGAAGATTTTGAAATGCAGAAAAAAATTCTTGTGAAGATTATTGACAAAAACCAGCTCTATCACAACTACTCTGAAATTGACGATGAAACCATTAAATCGCAATTATCCCAATCAGATTATGATTTCAATAAGAGTTTTTATGGAGAGAACTGA
- a CDS encoding DEAD/DEAH box helicase family protein, with product MVRKAKKKELIFELFDELKQLDMDILNEQHGWELPQYIVENLKHEPRSYQSEAIRYFHYTQASDTFKFRKPRQLMFNMATGSGKTDLMAGLILYLYKEKGYQNFLFTVNTNGVLSKTIDNLTSAQSTKFLFNSNLEIDGEHIFINQISGRFPDFPNKNVINIKFVSIQTLTNDLFTQAENIMSLKDYQKTKMVILADEAHHYSASTKKKNKAELEKISWEKSLLSLLHAHADNLLLEFTATLDFDDETIYQKYRDKIIYRYTLDSYIKERYSKNVRRIQTGNSNEDNMLSTVLLSEYRRKFALEKFGIEIKPVILFKSHKIDASYEANKLFNEMIDSLTVESLRSFLISQLRSVSEEQSHTLQLAYQYYLEKDDLSTVVREIKRGFSPARILNANDSDSGSKGLLETGQYQALNSLESPNNLYRVVFAVAKLTEGWDVLNLYDIVRISNLGKMNDKRDAKSTNSEAQLIGRGARYNPFSLNQKISYQRRFDESDETASLLLETLHYHTLNEPQYIKNLMASLDKMNLATGTDEKNPPIEIKLKPSFKKTQIFKAGKLYYNETEEIPDSHYVNLRAYGIEISKLANITYFKSTYETTYLSAEAIELKTSQLRGVDIRYFKKSISRSNFFRFENLKRYLPNLKSIEDFWGENWLDLQNLTLSVTTEKETIVEDFSAMEKLKIVDNFFNLLAAKIKAGYRKARGTNRFIGYPITEYLVDYRKRIPNYDTAKHSGSFIEQKVANISFEKFDFFAYQSAIINRNEENLVNAIANHIDELREQYGDVFLIRMDENMLKGTDKVERLKLHQFEENPREINFSGFQPDFILLLQNKDYYLQIFIEPKGEQLAEKDRWKEELLSYINDHQEDLIFEDEVDGVIIKGLKFYNQENSKQTLNQLAQVALEKPHFGGNIRLDLF from the coding sequence ATGGTTAGAAAAGCAAAGAAAAAAGAACTGATCTTTGAACTCTTCGATGAATTGAAACAGCTGGATATGGATATTTTGAACGAACAGCATGGTTGGGAATTACCACAGTATATTGTAGAAAATCTCAAGCATGAACCACGTTCTTATCAAAGTGAAGCTATTCGCTATTTTCATTACACTCAAGCATCAGATACTTTCAAGTTTCGAAAACCAAGACAGCTGATGTTCAATATGGCAACTGGTTCGGGAAAGACTGATTTGATGGCTGGTTTAATCCTCTATCTTTATAAAGAAAAAGGGTATCAAAATTTTCTGTTTACAGTGAATACAAATGGTGTTCTGAGTAAAACCATTGATAATCTAACGAGTGCTCAATCTACTAAGTTTCTTTTCAATTCTAACTTAGAAATTGATGGGGAACATATCTTTATCAACCAGATTTCAGGAAGATTTCCAGATTTTCCTAATAAAAATGTAATTAATATTAAGTTTGTTTCAATTCAAACATTGACAAATGACCTCTTCACACAGGCAGAAAATATCATGTCATTAAAAGATTACCAGAAGACAAAAATGGTTATTCTGGCGGATGAAGCCCATCACTATTCTGCTTCTACGAAAAAGAAAAATAAAGCAGAATTGGAAAAAATCTCATGGGAAAAAAGCCTACTTTCTCTTCTTCACGCACATGCTGATAATCTCTTGCTAGAATTTACCGCAACACTTGATTTTGACGATGAGACCATTTATCAAAAATATCGAGATAAGATTATTTACCGTTATACCTTGGATTCATACATCAAAGAGCGATATTCAAAAAATGTAAGACGCATTCAGACGGGGAATTCCAACGAAGATAACATGCTTAGTACCGTTCTTCTGAGTGAATATCGTCGCAAATTTGCTCTAGAAAAATTTGGGATTGAGATAAAACCAGTCATTCTTTTCAAATCACATAAAATTGATGCTTCCTATGAAGCAAATAAGCTATTCAATGAGATGATTGATAGTCTGACTGTGGAAAGTTTAAGGTCGTTCCTTATTTCACAATTGAGAAGTGTATCAGAAGAGCAAAGCCATACTCTACAGCTAGCTTATCAGTATTATCTCGAAAAGGATGATCTTTCAACTGTTGTTCGAGAAATTAAGCGTGGTTTTTCACCAGCTAGAATTCTAAATGCAAATGATTCAGATAGTGGCTCAAAAGGGTTGCTAGAAACAGGACAGTATCAAGCCCTCAATTCGCTTGAATCGCCCAATAATCTGTACCGTGTAGTCTTTGCCGTAGCAAAATTAACAGAAGGTTGGGATGTCCTCAATCTTTACGATATCGTTCGTATTAGCAACTTGGGAAAAATGAATGATAAAAGAGATGCTAAATCAACCAATTCCGAGGCTCAGTTGATCGGACGTGGGGCGCGATACAATCCTTTCTCCTTAAATCAAAAGATTTCTTACCAAAGACGATTTGATGAATCAGATGAAACAGCAAGTCTTTTGTTGGAAACACTACACTACCATACCCTTAATGAGCCACAATACATTAAGAATTTGATGGCATCACTTGACAAGATGAATCTTGCGACTGGGACTGATGAAAAAAATCCTCCAATTGAAATCAAACTGAAACCCTCTTTCAAGAAAACCCAAATCTTTAAAGCAGGTAAACTTTACTATAATGAAACTGAGGAAATTCCTGACAGTCACTATGTGAATTTACGTGCATATGGTATTGAAATTTCTAAGCTAGCCAATATAACCTATTTTAAATCCACCTATGAGACAACTTACCTTTCAGCTGAAGCAATAGAGTTAAAAACGTCCCAATTGAGGGGAGTTGATATTCGTTATTTTAAAAAATCAATTAGCCGCTCTAACTTTTTCCGATTTGAAAATCTGAAAAGATATCTTCCAAATCTCAAGTCCATTGAAGATTTTTGGGGCGAAAATTGGCTAGATTTGCAAAATCTTACACTCTCTGTCACAACAGAAAAAGAAACCATTGTAGAAGATTTTTCCGCTATGGAAAAGCTGAAAATTGTTGATAACTTTTTTAACCTACTGGCTGCCAAAATAAAGGCAGGTTATCGCAAAGCAAGAGGTACGAACCGCTTTATCGGATATCCAATTACAGAATATCTCGTTGATTATCGCAAACGAATACCTAATTATGATACAGCTAAACATAGTGGCTCCTTCATCGAACAAAAAGTAGCTAATATTAGTTTTGAAAAATTTGACTTTTTTGCTTATCAATCAGCTATAATCAATAGAAATGAAGAAAATCTAGTTAATGCTATTGCCAACCATATTGATGAACTAAGAGAACAATACGGTGATGTTTTCCTCATTCGAATGGACGAAAACATGCTAAAGGGGACAGATAAAGTTGAACGATTGAAATTGCACCAATTTGAAGAGAATCCACGGGAAATCAATTTTTCAGGATTTCAACCAGACTTTATCCTACTTCTTCAAAATAAGGATTACTATCTTCAAATCTTCATTGAACCCAAAGGTGAACAATTGGCAGAAAAAGATAGATGGAAGGAGGAACTCCTTTCATACATCAACGACCATCAAGAAGATTTGATTTTCGAGGATGAAGTTGATGGAGTTATCATCAAAGGACTTAAATTCTATAATCAAGAAAATAGTAAGCAAACACTCAATCAATTAGCACAGGTAGCTCTTGAAAAACCACATTTTGGTGGAAATATTAGGCTGGACTTATTCTAA